In the Halalkalicoccus sp. NIPERK01 genome, one interval contains:
- a CDS encoding MaoC/PaaZ C-terminal domain-containing protein — MPTEPPAEGDTHTHERTFTPEDVRRFGELSGDTQPIHTDPDEEGRLVVQGLLTATIPTKIGGDLEFLARTMEYDFRRPVYTGERITCEWTTESVEEREDRYEASGTAVCRNEEGTMVMSGYFEGLVWK; from the coding sequence ATGCCAACGGAGCCACCCGCCGAGGGCGACACCCACACCCACGAGCGCACGTTCACCCCCGAGGACGTCCGGCGCTTCGGGGAGCTATCGGGCGACACCCAGCCCATCCACACCGATCCCGACGAGGAGGGGCGGCTGGTCGTTCAAGGGCTGCTGACGGCGACCATACCTACAAAAATCGGCGGCGACCTGGAGTTCCTCGCGCGGACGATGGAGTACGACTTCCGGCGGCCGGTCTACACGGGCGAGCGGATCACCTGCGAGTGGACGACCGAGTCGGTCGAAGAGCGCGAGGACCGCTACGAGGCGAGCGGGACGGCGGTCTGTCGCAACGAGGAGGGTACGATGGTGATGTCCGGGTACTTCGAGGGGCTGGTCTGGAAGTAG
- a CDS encoding DUF6789 family protein, which produces MNRFLRAISAGVAATTVMMLVFLFSQVQTRSQLGAPEAIARFVGMPEHHVVGFAVFSAVGILVWPVVFVAVRDRVADRRGPRDPTVQGLVFGGVLWVLFLVLGTGQVSWPFVILYLFFTLTGHLAYGFVLGYVYERLA; this is translated from the coding sequence ATGAATCGCTTTCTGCGTGCGATCAGCGCCGGTGTCGCCGCGACGACCGTGATGATGCTCGTCTTTCTGTTCAGTCAGGTGCAGACGCGATCACAGCTCGGCGCGCCCGAGGCGATCGCCCGCTTCGTCGGGATGCCCGAACACCACGTCGTGGGATTCGCGGTCTTCTCGGCGGTCGGAATCCTCGTCTGGCCGGTCGTCTTCGTGGCCGTCAGGGACCGGGTCGCGGACCGGCGGGGACCCCGGGATCCGACCGTTCAGGGGCTCGTCTTCGGCGGGGTCCTCTGGGTCCTCTTTCTCGTCCTCGGGACGGGGCAGGTGTCGTGGCCGTTCGTCATCCTCTATCTCTTTTTCACCCTCACGGGCCACCTCGCCTACGGGTTCGTGCTGGGGTACGTCTACGAGCGACTGGCGTAG
- a CDS encoding ABC transporter substrate-binding protein, with translation MAEGHNLSGRGVDRRRLLRGLGVAGITGVAGCLGGNGDDDEDSSGPEVSDREEVDFANLREGGTLRGAVGANVASFDPPYSTDTTSTQAQNFIFEQLITSDRKGNYYPWLAESYELVETQDIDRTAYADYMTSVATGEEGALETDEQVILQHPEDDPLESDEVRVITPEQAAAAVDDGTFGMQYRYRLRQGVQFHNGEELTAENVVASVARYENSDVSAQTFDSLLHARAVDEYTVDLFAQVPDAEAEGQLPGVYIFTTEQAGLEDGAIDPRQGNEPIGTGPYVFEDFSDEQYYELSKFEDYWVEAMGVDSIDWFDGPEEFPDGPLVDAVEMEIVPDAANRAAALRNDEIDITTGLATDTLDEFNADDGFTVTGIETGGYEYIQYPVGIEPWGDQRLRTAVNHLVPRENIVQNVLNGWARPAWTPIPELAEESGTTDPEALAEELRPYNEYDPERAGELLDEVGEDLGLEYPLEVTLETNADNPDRVQMVELIAESMAQTEYFETSVETYEWNAYIARVLDPEYPDGGIIPCIGLSGTFNPESFCDALHGSANIGQCCNLTGISDPEFDRLVDAARFDIAVVEDERLRAERYDEIWRLLADRRYSSLTHFDLMTAVSNTDVIGFGIYPFDEGIYSFGLYSPAESQAMWLDRE, from the coding sequence ATGGCAGAAGGTCACAATCTATCGGGTCGAGGCGTCGACCGGCGACGCCTGTTGCGGGGGCTGGGCGTCGCCGGCATCACGGGCGTTGCCGGCTGTCTCGGCGGTAACGGCGACGACGACGAGGACTCCAGCGGTCCGGAGGTCAGCGACCGCGAGGAGGTGGATTTCGCGAATCTACGGGAAGGCGGGACCCTGCGTGGGGCGGTCGGCGCGAACGTGGCCTCGTTCGATCCGCCCTACAGCACGGACACGACCTCGACGCAGGCACAGAACTTCATCTTCGAGCAGTTGATCACGTCCGACAGAAAGGGCAATTACTACCCATGGCTCGCAGAGAGCTACGAGTTGGTCGAGACTCAGGACATCGACCGGACGGCCTACGCCGACTACATGACCAGCGTCGCCACCGGCGAGGAGGGCGCCCTCGAAACCGACGAGCAGGTGATCCTCCAGCACCCCGAGGACGATCCCTTAGAGAGCGACGAGGTCCGGGTCATTACGCCCGAGCAGGCGGCGGCGGCCGTCGACGACGGTACCTTCGGGATGCAGTATCGCTACCGGCTCCGACAGGGTGTCCAGTTCCACAACGGCGAGGAGTTGACCGCCGAGAACGTGGTCGCGAGCGTCGCCCGCTACGAGAACTCCGACGTCTCGGCCCAGACGTTCGACTCGCTTCTGCACGCGCGGGCGGTCGACGAGTACACGGTCGACCTGTTCGCGCAGGTCCCCGACGCCGAGGCCGAGGGACAGCTTCCGGGAGTCTACATCTTCACGACCGAGCAGGCCGGCCTCGAGGACGGCGCGATCGACCCCCGACAGGGCAACGAGCCCATCGGGACCGGTCCCTACGTCTTCGAGGACTTCTCCGACGAGCAGTACTACGAACTCTCGAAGTTCGAGGACTACTGGGTCGAGGCCATGGGCGTCGACTCCATCGACTGGTTCGACGGCCCCGAGGAGTTCCCCGACGGCCCGCTCGTCGACGCGGTCGAGATGGAGATCGTCCCCGACGCCGCGAACCGGGCGGCCGCGCTCCGAAACGACGAGATCGACATCACGACCGGGCTGGCGACCGACACCCTCGACGAGTTCAACGCCGACGACGGGTTTACCGTCACCGGCATCGAAACCGGCGGGTACGAGTACATCCAGTATCCCGTTGGCATCGAACCGTGGGGCGACCAGCGCCTGCGCACCGCGGTCAACCACCTCGTCCCCCGCGAGAACATCGTCCAGAACGTCCTCAACGGGTGGGCGCGTCCGGCGTGGACGCCCATCCCCGAACTCGCGGAGGAATCGGGCACGACCGATCCCGAAGCCCTCGCGGAGGAGCTTCGCCCGTACAACGAGTACGACCCCGAGCGCGCGGGGGAGCTTCTGGACGAGGTCGGCGAGGACCTCGGGCTGGAGTACCCCCTCGAGGTCACCCTCGAAACCAACGCCGACAACCCCGACCGCGTGCAGATGGTCGAGTTGATCGCCGAGTCGATGGCCCAGACGGAGTACTTCGAGACGTCGGTCGAGACCTACGAGTGGAACGCCTACATCGCGCGGGTGCTCGATCCCGAGTACCCCGACGGCGGGATCATCCCGTGTATCGGCCTCTCGGGGACGTTCAACCCCGAGAGCTTCTGCGATGCACTCCACGGCTCGGCGAACATCGGGCAGTGTTGTAACCTGACGGGAATCAGCGACCCCGAGTTCGACCGGCTGGTCGACGCCGCACGCTTCGACATCGCCGTCGTCGAGGACGAACGGCTCCGCGCCGAGCGCTACGACGAGATCTGGCGGCTGCTCGCCGACCGGCGCTACAGCTCGCTGACCCACTTCGACCTGATGACGGCCGTGAGCAACACCGACGTCATCGGCTTCGGCATCTACCCCTTCGACGAGGGGATCTACAGCTTCGGGCTGTACAGTCCGGCCGAGAGCCAGGCGATGTGGCTCGACCGCGAGTGA
- a CDS encoding DUF5518 domain-containing protein, translating into MAIDMRAVVYGFIVSLLIGLIGGAVIPGTDMAVPVLGWGLAGIVAGAVAGYVAGGTAGNGAIHGGLATVIGALVLLVAVTFVETLFGGLVPAFGLLTVGVTLLVIYAIPGAIGGAVGSWGKKRRTTRRARPAA; encoded by the coding sequence ATGGCAATCGACATGAGAGCGGTGGTGTACGGCTTCATCGTGAGCCTGCTCATCGGACTGATCGGCGGAGCGGTGATTCCGGGGACGGATATGGCGGTCCCGGTCCTCGGGTGGGGACTGGCGGGGATCGTCGCGGGGGCGGTCGCGGGCTACGTCGCCGGAGGAACGGCGGGTAACGGGGCGATCCACGGGGGGCTGGCGACCGTCATCGGGGCGCTCGTCCTGCTGGTCGCGGTGACGTTCGTCGAAACGCTCTTCGGGGGGCTCGTCCCCGCGTTCGGCCTGCTCACCGTCGGGGTGACGCTGCTCGTGATCTACGCGATTCCGGGCGCGATCGGCGGGGCGGTCGGCTCGTGGGGGAAAAAGCGCCGGACCACGCGTCGGGCCCGTCCGGCGGCCTGA
- a CDS encoding ABC transporter ATP-binding protein, which produces MTERGKEPILRVENLKKYYDTSGGFVDTLLGRGGTVKAVDGVDLELHGGETLGIVGESGCGKTTLGRALLRLIEPTGGAVYYRGEEVTALSSGRLRELRTDLQYVFQDPFSSLNPRLTVGDIVGEPLDIHGIASDADRTERIYELLETVGLNPSHANRYPHEFSGGQRQRIGIARALAVDPEVIVCDEPVSALDVSVQAQILNLLEDLQKEFGLSYIFIAHDLSVVEHISDRVAVMYLGRVAETGTTEEVFSPPHHPYTEALLSAIPEPDPLWEGEQVLLPGTVPSPTDPPSGCRFHTRCPRVIRPAEYDLDGDEWRSLLDLKLRVADAEGLESLTATDGPSGERTDPSEASRERLNELVRSEFDLPRGLSDPHAEGALSGAIDALHAGDVDGASDRLESAFVSPCERDEPEPIRTGESHRIACHLYDERYDAGRPESFAAGTDASADD; this is translated from the coding sequence ATGACTGAGCGGGGCAAGGAGCCGATCCTCCGGGTCGAGAACCTGAAGAAGTACTACGACACCTCCGGCGGGTTCGTCGACACCCTGCTCGGCCGCGGCGGGACGGTGAAGGCGGTCGACGGGGTCGACCTCGAACTCCACGGGGGCGAAACCCTCGGGATCGTCGGCGAGAGCGGCTGTGGCAAGACCACGCTGGGCCGGGCGCTCCTCAGGCTGATCGAGCCGACCGGAGGGGCGGTGTACTACCGCGGCGAGGAGGTCACTGCCCTGTCGAGCGGGCGCCTGCGCGAACTCCGGACGGACCTCCAGTACGTCTTTCAGGACCCGTTTTCGAGCCTCAACCCCCGGCTGACCGTCGGCGACATCGTCGGCGAACCGCTCGACATCCACGGCATCGCCTCGGACGCGGATCGAACCGAGCGGATCTACGAGCTGCTCGAAACCGTCGGGTTGAACCCGAGCCACGCGAACCGCTACCCGCACGAGTTCTCCGGGGGTCAGCGCCAGCGGATCGGCATCGCCCGCGCGCTCGCGGTCGACCCGGAGGTCATCGTCTGTGACGAACCGGTCAGCGCGCTCGACGTCTCGGTGCAGGCCCAGATCCTCAACCTGCTCGAGGACCTCCAGAAGGAGTTCGGGCTTTCCTATATTTTCATCGCCCACGACCTGAGCGTCGTCGAGCACATCTCGGATCGGGTCGCGGTGATGTACCTCGGGAGGGTCGCCGAAACCGGGACGACCGAGGAGGTGTTCTCGCCGCCGCACCACCCCTACACCGAGGCGTTGCTCTCGGCGATCCCCGAACCCGACCCCCTCTGGGAGGGCGAGCAGGTTCTCCTCCCGGGGACGGTCCCCTCGCCGACCGACCCCCCCTCGGGCTGTCGGTTCCACACGCGCTGTCCCCGCGTCATCCGGCCCGCCGAGTACGACCTCGACGGGGACGAGTGGCGCTCGCTGCTCGATCTCAAACTGCGCGTCGCGGACGCGGAGGGTCTCGAATCGCTCACCGCGACCGACGGTCCGAGCGGGGAGCGGACGGACCCGAGCGAGGCGTCGAGGGAACGGCTGAACGAACTGGTTCGATCGGAGTTCGACCTCCCGCGAGGGCTTTCCGATCCACACGCGGAGGGGGCGCTCTCGGGGGCGATCGACGCGCTCCACGCCGGGGACGTCGACGGGGCGTCCGACCGCCTCGAATCGGCGTTCGTCTCGCCCTGCGAGCGGGACGAACCGGAACCCATCCGAACCGGCGAGAGCCACCGGATCGCGTGTCACCTCTACGACGAGCGCTACGACGCCGGCCGGCCCGAGTCGTTCGCGGCGGGGACGGACGCCTCCGCGGACGACTGA
- a CDS encoding ABC transporter permease, translated as MSLRRFVLNRVLSIVPILFGVSVITFGLVHLTPGDPISQMVALNPEVTASQEAQLRARYGLDGPVWQQYLTWMGNVLTGDFGTVIRTNREVSAIVLARLPETIALGLFGWVFALVIAIPTGIYAAVNKDAFGDTLSRFIALSGISIPNFWLGLMLILVGALWLGWWPVLAPSRLPLYHPEMLWYLILPGLTIGTAAAASIMRVMRTSMTEEMNKEYVTAARAKGLPERQVVLKHVLRNSLISVVTLAATLTAGIVAGSVVVEVVFNWPGLGREFVQAITTREVNLIMAITLFTGVFIILANLLADVLYAVLDPRIRYD; from the coding sequence ATGAGTTTGCGACGTTTCGTACTGAATCGAGTGCTGTCGATCGTCCCGATCCTCTTCGGCGTCTCGGTGATCACCTTCGGGCTGGTTCACCTCACGCCGGGGGATCCGATCAGCCAGATGGTCGCGCTGAACCCCGAGGTGACGGCGAGCCAGGAGGCCCAGCTCCGGGCGCGCTACGGGCTCGACGGCCCGGTCTGGCAGCAGTACCTGACGTGGATGGGCAACGTCCTGACGGGCGATTTCGGTACCGTCATCAGGACCAACCGCGAGGTCTCGGCGATCGTGCTGGCGCGCCTGCCCGAGACGATCGCGCTCGGGCTGTTCGGCTGGGTCTTCGCGCTGGTCATCGCGATCCCGACCGGGATCTACGCGGCGGTCAACAAGGACGCGTTCGGCGACACCCTCAGCCGATTCATCGCGCTGTCGGGCATCTCGATCCCGAACTTCTGGCTCGGGCTGATGTTGATTCTCGTGGGGGCGCTCTGGCTCGGCTGGTGGCCGGTGCTCGCACCCTCCCGACTCCCGCTGTACCACCCCGAGATGCTGTGGTACCTGATCCTGCCCGGACTCACCATTGGGACCGCCGCGGCGGCCTCGATCATGCGGGTGATGCGCACCTCGATGACCGAGGAGATGAACAAGGAGTACGTCACCGCCGCCCGCGCGAAGGGGCTTCCCGAGCGACAGGTCGTGCTCAAACACGTCCTGCGGAACTCGCTGATCTCGGTGGTGACGCTCGCGGCGACGCTGACGGCGGGGATCGTCGCCGGCTCGGTCGTCGTCGAGGTCGTCTTCAACTGGCCGGGGCTCGGCCGGGAGTTCGTTCAGGCGATCACCACCCGCGAGGTGAACCTCATCATGGCGATCACGCTGTTTACGGGCGTGTTCATCATCCTGGCGAACCTGCTTGCGGACGTCCTCTACGCGGTGCTCGACCCGCGGATCAGATACGATTAA
- a CDS encoding methylglyoxal synthase — MTRLALIAHDEKKPDLIRFVHEHEGRLSECDLIGTGTTGKRINEQTGLTVERMASGPLGGDMMIGAEVAKDAVDGVIFLRDPLRAQPHEPDITALLRICDVHDTALATNLASAACLIEGV; from the coding sequence ATGACGCGTCTCGCGCTGATCGCCCACGACGAGAAGAAACCCGACCTGATCCGGTTCGTCCACGAGCACGAGGGGCGGCTTTCGGAGTGTGACCTCATCGGGACCGGCACCACGGGAAAGCGGATCAACGAACAGACCGGCCTGACCGTCGAGCGGATGGCGTCGGGCCCCCTCGGCGGCGACATGATGATCGGCGCGGAGGTCGCAAAGGACGCGGTAGACGGCGTGATCTTCCTGCGCGATCCCCTCCGTGCCCAGCCACACGAACCCGACATCACCGCGTTGTTGCGGATCTGTGACGTCCACGACACGGCGCTGGCGACGAACCTCGCGAGCGCGGCGTGCTTGATCGAGGGGGTCTGA
- a CDS encoding ABC transporter ATP-binding protein produces MALLEVEDLTVEFYTEEGVVTAVEDLSYRIERGEKFGVVGESGAGKSVTALSVMRLIESPGRIASGEIRFKGEDVLEMSEREVRDLRGTEMAMVFQDAQTALNPVYTVGEQIAEAIRHHLDYDDEEARERTIQLLDEVGIPEAETRYSDYPHEFSGGMQQRAIIAMALSCDPDLLIADEPTTALDVTIEAQILDLIEELADEFDVAVQLITHDLGVIAKVCDRVMVMYAGKPVEKAPVEELYYDPKHPYTVGLMSSIPRVGDERERLRTIPGTMPDLVELPPGCSFHPRCPYAEEVCTLEEPPLLDPETGAEATETTAHSAACLEWADKLEDGLDYEVEVQERDDESGPRNPARAEGNDD; encoded by the coding sequence ATGGCGCTGCTCGAGGTCGAGGACCTGACCGTCGAGTTCTACACCGAGGAGGGCGTCGTCACCGCGGTCGAGGACCTCAGCTATCGGATCGAGCGCGGCGAGAAGTTCGGCGTCGTCGGCGAATCGGGGGCCGGAAAGAGCGTCACCGCCCTGTCGGTAATGCGCCTCATCGAGAGTCCCGGCCGGATCGCAAGCGGCGAGATCCGCTTCAAGGGCGAGGACGTCCTCGAAATGAGCGAGCGGGAGGTCAGGGACCTCCGGGGAACGGAGATGGCGATGGTCTTTCAGGACGCCCAGACCGCGCTCAATCCCGTCTACACCGTCGGCGAGCAGATCGCCGAGGCGATCCGCCACCACCTCGACTACGACGACGAGGAGGCGAGAGAGCGAACCATCCAGTTGCTCGACGAGGTCGGCATTCCCGAGGCCGAGACCCGGTATTCGGACTATCCACACGAGTTCTCCGGCGGGATGCAACAGCGCGCGATCATCGCGATGGCACTGTCCTGTGATCCGGACCTGCTGATCGCCGACGAGCCGACGACGGCGCTGGACGTGACCATCGAGGCCCAGATCCTCGATCTCATCGAGGAACTCGCCGACGAGTTCGACGTGGCGGTCCAGCTCATCACCCACGATCTGGGCGTCATCGCGAAGGTCTGTGACCGCGTGATGGTGATGTACGCGGGCAAACCCGTCGAGAAGGCGCCCGTCGAGGAGCTGTACTACGACCCCAAACACCCCTACACGGTCGGGCTGATGAGTTCGATCCCGCGAGTGGGCGACGAGCGCGAGCGCCTCCGGACGATCCCGGGGACGATGCCCGACCTCGTCGAACTGCCCCCTGGCTGTAGCTTCCACCCCCGGTGTCCGTACGCCGAGGAGGTCTGCACCCTCGAGGAGCCGCCGTTGCTCGACCCCGAGACGGGGGCGGAGGCGACCGAGACGACCGCCCACTCGGCGGCCTGTCTGGAGTGGGCCGACAAACTGGAGGACGGCCTCGACTACGAGGTCGAGGTACAGGAACGGGACGACGAGAGCGGTCCCCGAAACCCCGCACGCGCGGAGGGAAACGATGACTGA
- a CDS encoding HAH_0734 family protein translates to MKRLIIHGDPGVRKDGIIDYDDQEMVLFSISRNGEWHGPDRPQLWCVIGTEDEREDFERRNYVPHFLTVETIDAEAVDIVRKRGKPSA, encoded by the coding sequence ATGAAGCGCCTGATCATCCACGGGGATCCCGGCGTCCGAAAGGACGGGATCATCGACTACGACGACCAGGAGATGGTCCTCTTTTCGATCTCGCGAAACGGCGAGTGGCACGGCCCCGACCGCCCGCAGCTGTGGTGCGTCATCGGCACCGAGGACGAACGCGAGGACTTCGAGAGGCGCAACTACGTCCCCCACTTCCTCACCGTCGAGACCATCGACGCCGAGGCCGTCGACATCGTCCGGAAGCGGGGCAAGCCCTCCGCGTAA
- a CDS encoding ABC transporter permease has product MATERGRIRITGFDAERVEERDRLSDWEAESGTGTQSRWRRGLRRFKRNRSAMLGVAIVVVMSLLAILSRPITVGGVLVQPISLAPHAPTDILYLQDPSAGVYDPPSLAYPMGTDGSGRDLFSRLLYGGRFSISIGFIVVALTASFGAVYGAVSGYYGGWVDEVMMRIVDTIFAFPGLVLALIIVAILGGGYWQLVLAFTLFGWAGYGRLVRGEVLSIKENEYVLAAKALGAKDRSVILRHVIPNAMPPLLVLASLNIGTVVIGVAALGFLGLGLPPGTAEWGTMLDATRATLIQGPGGAIPWWATVYPGLAIFLFVMSMNMIGDGINDALDAQETGVGRGGEE; this is encoded by the coding sequence ATGGCTACGGAACGAGGCCGAATTCGGATCACCGGGTTCGACGCGGAGCGCGTCGAGGAGCGCGACCGCCTCTCGGACTGGGAAGCGGAGAGTGGAACGGGCACGCAAAGCCGGTGGCGCCGAGGGTTGCGCCGGTTCAAGCGCAACCGCTCGGCGATGCTCGGCGTCGCGATCGTCGTCGTCATGTCGTTGCTCGCGATCCTCTCGCGGCCGATCACCGTCGGGGGAGTGCTCGTCCAACCGATCTCGCTGGCCCCCCACGCGCCGACGGACATCCTCTACCTGCAGGACCCCTCGGCCGGGGTCTACGACCCGCCGTCGCTCGCCTACCCCATGGGGACCGACGGCTCGGGGCGCGACCTGTTCTCCCGACTGCTGTACGGCGGGCGTTTCAGCATCTCGATCGGGTTCATCGTGGTCGCGCTGACCGCCAGTTTCGGGGCGGTCTACGGCGCCGTCTCGGGCTACTACGGCGGCTGGGTCGACGAGGTCATGATGCGGATCGTCGACACCATCTTCGCGTTCCCCGGCCTGGTCCTGGCGCTGATCATCGTCGCCATCCTCGGCGGGGGCTACTGGCAACTCGTGCTCGCCTTTACCCTGTTCGGGTGGGCGGGCTACGGGCGACTCGTCCGAGGAGAGGTGCTCTCGATCAAGGAAAACGAGTACGTGCTGGCGGCCAAGGCGCTGGGGGCGAAGGACCGGTCGGTGATCCTCAGACACGTCATCCCGAACGCGATGCCGCCGCTGCTCGTGTTGGCCTCGCTCAACATCGGGACGGTCGTCATCGGGGTCGCCGCGCTCGGCTTCCTCGGTCTCGGACTGCCGCCGGGCACCGCCGAGTGGGGGACGATGCTGGACGCGACCCGCGCGACGCTGATCCAGGGACCGGGCGGTGCGATTCCGTGGTGGGCGACGGTCTATCCGGGCCTTGCGATCTTCCTGTTCGTGATGTCGATGAACATGATCGGGGACGGCATCAACGACGCGCTCGACGCCCAGGAGACCGGCGTCGGACGCGGGGGTGAGGAGTGA
- the hpt gene encoding hypoxanthine/guanine phosphoribosyltransferase has product MDQLRRSLQEAPIIEKDGYHYFVHPISDGVPMLEPSLLREIVIRIIRKASLEDVDKIVTPAAMGIHISTAVSLMTDIPLVVIRKRQYGLEGEVALFQETGYSENQMYINDVEAGDRVLVLDDVLSTGGTLKAITEALEEIGAEVEDVVAVIKKVGGENRLDDSPYSVKTLINVDVVDGEVCVVDGTGDD; this is encoded by the coding sequence ATGGATCAGTTGCGCCGGTCGCTGCAGGAGGCGCCGATCATCGAGAAGGACGGCTACCACTACTTCGTCCACCCGATCAGCGACGGGGTGCCGATGCTCGAACCGAGCCTCCTGCGCGAGATCGTCATCAGGATCATCCGCAAGGCGAGCCTCGAGGACGTCGACAAGATCGTCACGCCCGCGGCGATGGGCATCCACATCTCGACGGCCGTCTCGCTGATGACCGACATTCCCCTCGTCGTGATCCGCAAGCGCCAGTACGGCCTCGAGGGGGAGGTCGCGCTCTTCCAGGAGACCGGCTACTCGGAGAACCAGATGTACATCAACGACGTGGAGGCGGGCGACCGCGTCCTCGTCCTCGACGACGTGCTCAGCACGGGCGGCACCCTCAAGGCGATCACCGAGGCGCTCGAGGAGATCGGCGCGGAGGTCGAGGACGTCGTCGCGGTGATCAAGAAGGTCGGCGGCGAGAACAGACTGGACGACTCCCCGTACTCGGTCAAGACCCTGATCAACGTCGACGTCGTCGACGGCGAGGTGTGCGTCGTCGACGGGACCGGCGACGACTGA
- a CDS encoding type 1 glutamine amidotransferase domain-containing protein encodes MARALFVVSEEGYWGEECIEPLTTLSDAGVEVTVATPSGSPPVIDERSLDPEMVGEGTADRVREVHETDERLNDPEPLAAVDADGFDAVVYPGGHGTVWDVNQDRDARRILAETVESGGTALVVCHAVGILAFTRGSDGSFLVDGRRVTGFPNEWEEDTVEANDVMPDGRKLPYWVEDEVVAAGGDWDAELDSETSVTVDGGLLTARGPESSAEAARTLLEELGIERPA; translated from the coding sequence ATGGCACGCGCACTGTTCGTCGTCAGCGAGGAGGGCTACTGGGGAGAGGAGTGTATCGAGCCGCTCACGACGCTTTCCGATGCCGGGGTCGAGGTCACCGTCGCGACGCCCAGCGGGTCGCCGCCGGTGATCGACGAGCGATCGCTGGATCCCGAGATGGTCGGCGAGGGAACCGCCGATCGGGTCCGCGAGGTCCACGAGACCGACGAGCGACTGAACGACCCAGAACCGCTCGCGGCGGTCGATGCGGACGGGTTCGACGCCGTCGTCTATCCGGGCGGGCACGGCACCGTCTGGGACGTCAATCAGGACCGCGACGCCCGCCGGATCCTCGCGGAGACGGTCGAATCGGGCGGGACGGCGCTCGTGGTCTGTCACGCGGTGGGCATCCTCGCGTTCACGCGCGGGAGTGACGGCTCGTTCCTCGTCGACGGGCGGCGGGTCACCGGCTTCCCCAACGAGTGGGAGGAGGACACCGTCGAGGCGAACGACGTCATGCCCGACGGCCGGAAGCTCCCCTACTGGGTCGAGGACGAAGTGGTCGCCGCTGGCGGGGACTGGGACGCCGAACTCGACTCCGAGACGAGCGTGACCGTCGACGGCGGCCTGCTCACCGCACGCGGGCCCGAGTCGTCGGCCGAGGCCGCTCGGACGCTCCTCGAGGAACTGGGAATCGAGCGACCGGCGTAG